The genomic stretch GGTGCGGAAGTTGATGCCCAGGCTCTTCACGAAGATGGGCTGGGGAACCACCACCGCTCCCAGTGCCCGCGCACGTGCGATCTGGGCAGGGCTGGGCAGCCCGAAGTGCTCGATGCGTGGCGCAAGCGGCATGGGACCGAGGCGCTCGAACGCGTCGAGGCACGCTTCGATGGCGGCGTCTCCGATGGCGTGAACCGCCAGGCGAAGACCGGCCGCCACCGCATCGCGCCCGATCTCGACGATCTCGCCCGCATCGAGACGCAGCAGGCCGCAGCTGCCGTCATGCCGATAGGGCGTGCACACCGCCGCGGTGGCTCCGCTCAAGCCGCCGTCGCCGATGAGCTTGACGGTATCGACGCGCAGGAAGTCAGACGCGAAGCGCTCCGGAAGCGGCAACGTGGCGGGTGACCCGAGAGGACGTCGAAGGGCCATGACATTGAGCCGATAGGGAAGGGCGCCGCGGGCCTCGAGATCGCGATACACCGCGACGATGTCCGGAGTGACACCAGCATCGGTGGCGCTGGTGATTCCCATTGACAGATGGCGCTGCGCCGCCGCCGCGATCATGTCGGCGTACTCGGCCGCAGATGGAAGCGGAACCTTGGACGTGACAAGGCCCATGGCAGTCTCGTGCAGCACGCCCGTGGGTTCGCCAGCGGCATCGCGCACGATGGCGCCACCCGGCGGCGCCTCGGTCGATGTCGCGATGCCAGCCGCCTCGAGCGCGCGCGTGTTCGCTACCGCGATGTGTCCACAGGTACGCGTGAGAACCACCGGACGATGCCGAACCGCTGCGTCGAGATCGTGGCGGGTGGGCATCACCCCCTCGGCCATCATGGCCTCGTTGAACCCACGCCCCTGAAGC from Pseudomonadota bacterium encodes the following:
- a CDS encoding amidohydrolase, which gives rise to MSARVIRAARIHTLEGAPVEAMAVEGGRVAAVGALADMPAWPRVDLDGCTVVPGFNDAHVHVYKVGHLLTSMLDLRGVASMAALQQRLREAQGDGWLQGRGFNEAMMAEGVMPTRHDLDAAVRHRPVVLTRTCGHIAVANTRALEAAGIATSTEAPPGGAIVRDAAGEPTGVLHETAMGLVTSKVPLPSAAEYADMIAAAAQRHLSMGITSATDAGVTPDIVAVYRDLEARGALPYRLNVMALRRPLGSPATLPLPERFASDFLRVDTVKLIGDGGLSGATAAVCTPYRHDGSCGLLRLDAGEIVEIGRDAVAAGLRLAVHAIGDAAIEACLDAFERLGPMPLAPRIEHFGLPSPAQIARARALGAVVVPQPIFVKSLGINFRTYLSEALLSRAYPVRSMMAAGLVTALSSDAPVVGDERPLLGLAAAVLRRDDEGVLIA